From a single Paenibacillus sp. FSL R5-0345 genomic region:
- a CDS encoding M3 family oligoendopeptidase, with product MKFDDYRYERPDVKQFKQDFNALLKDLNDTSPLEVQKASITAINKLRNTFDTMQTLVSVRHSINTTDEFYKAEQEFMDEVGPVVQEYITDYYKALVHSKYRAEFEQEWGAQLLQLAEVSLRTFSPEIIEDLQLENKLSTEYSQLIASAKILFEGEERTLPQLAPFELSTDRDMRKSASEARFGFMSEHEAEFDRIYDELVKVRDRIAKKLGYSNFVQLGYDRMMRTDYNAEMVANFRKQVLEYIVPVSQQLKKRQTERLGLDELKYYDENFSFKTGNATPKGDPDWIVANGKKMYKELSPETDEFFTFMLDNNLVDLVSKKGKQGGGYCTYFSQYKAPFIFSNFNGTSGDIDVLTHEVGHAFQVYESRNIDVPEYAFPTYEACEIHSMSMEFFAWPWMNLFFEEDADKYRFNHLSDSLQFIPYGVSVDEFQHFVYSNPEATPAERKQAWREIEKKYLPHRNYEGNTYLEQGGFWHKQGHIFASPFYYIDYTLAQLCAFQFWKRSNEDFKSAWSDYLELCQAGGSKSFIKLVELAGLTSPFEDGCISSVIGDIEGWLNSINDKEL from the coding sequence ATGAAATTTGATGATTACCGCTATGAGCGGCCGGATGTTAAGCAATTTAAGCAAGACTTTAACGCCCTGCTGAAAGATCTCAATGACACATCACCTTTAGAGGTACAAAAGGCTTCCATCACTGCCATTAACAAGCTTCGCAATACGTTTGATACTATGCAGACATTGGTTAGCGTTCGCCATTCTATCAATACGACGGATGAATTTTACAAAGCCGAACAAGAATTCATGGACGAAGTTGGACCTGTCGTTCAGGAATACATAACCGATTATTACAAAGCACTCGTACATTCGAAATATAGAGCCGAGTTTGAACAGGAATGGGGTGCGCAGTTACTCCAGCTTGCAGAAGTTTCGCTGCGGACATTTAGTCCGGAAATCATCGAAGATTTACAATTGGAGAACAAGCTTTCCACGGAATACTCCCAGCTTATCGCATCCGCCAAGATTCTATTTGAAGGTGAAGAGCGCACACTGCCTCAACTCGCACCTTTCGAATTGTCTACAGACCGCGATATGCGTAAAAGCGCTTCTGAAGCTCGGTTTGGTTTTATGTCCGAACATGAGGCTGAATTTGACCGCATCTATGACGAGCTCGTCAAGGTCCGTGACCGCATAGCTAAAAAGCTTGGATACAGCAACTTTGTTCAGCTAGGTTATGACCGTATGATGCGTACCGACTATAATGCTGAAATGGTTGCCAATTTCCGCAAACAAGTTCTGGAATATATCGTACCTGTCTCCCAACAGTTAAAGAAACGCCAGACTGAACGCCTAGGTCTCGATGAATTGAAATACTACGACGAGAACTTTAGCTTTAAGACTGGGAACGCTACCCCTAAAGGAGACCCAGACTGGATTGTAGCTAACGGAAAGAAGATGTATAAAGAGCTATCTCCTGAAACGGATGAATTCTTCACCTTTATGTTGGACAATAATCTGGTTGATTTAGTAAGCAAAAAAGGAAAGCAAGGCGGCGGTTATTGTACTTACTTCAGCCAATACAAAGCCCCTTTTATTTTCTCTAATTTCAACGGCACCTCAGGAGACATTGATGTCTTAACCCATGAAGTAGGGCATGCCTTCCAGGTATATGAAAGCCGCAATATTGATGTGCCAGAATATGCTTTTCCAACCTATGAAGCATGTGAGATTCATTCCATGAGTATGGAATTTTTCGCTTGGCCTTGGATGAATTTGTTCTTTGAGGAAGATGCGGATAAATACCGCTTCAACCATTTATCTGATAGCCTTCAGTTTATTCCTTACGGTGTGTCTGTCGATGAATTCCAACATTTTGTTTATAGCAACCCTGAAGCCACCCCTGCTGAACGCAAGCAGGCTTGGAGAGAAATCGAGAAGAAATACTTACCGCATCGTAATTATGAAGGTAACACATATCTGGAACAAGGCGGTTTTTGGCATAAACAAGGGCATATCTTCGCCTCGCCTTTCTACTACATTGACTACACACTAGCACAGCTTTGTGCCTTCCAGTTCTGGAAACGTTCGAACGAAGATTTCAAATCTGCTTGGAGCGATTATTTGGAACTATGCCAGGCTGGAGGAAGCAAATCTTTTATCAAACTGGTTGAGCTTGCCGGTCTAACTTCACCGTTTGAAGATGGCTGCATTAGCTCCGTTATTGGAGATATTGAAGGTTGGCTGAACAGCATTAATGATAAAGAGCTTTAA
- a CDS encoding ArsR/SmtB family transcription factor → MNDISQETIRYPASRILDVAKALSGDVRVRILEALGDKPMSVSQLAETLGVAQPTISINVQTLEQVNLISSTQGANREKICAVTCRSIHLDLPSKLGDGLHQTEEIHMPIGMFSHCSVQPSCGMAGKDGGVIGSQDDPRVFYMPERVEASLLWFADSGYVEYYFANPLPPGVELDEIRISAEVCSEAPAFREDWASDITLTINDLHVGTWTCPSDFGNRKGKLTPERWKSGTEYGMLTEWSISEQGSKINGAASSPTTISSLKLAFNEPIRVRFEIREDALNRRGLNLFGSGFGDYSQDIILSFVRRSVSSTR, encoded by the coding sequence ATGAATGATATTTCGCAAGAAACGATCCGGTACCCTGCATCACGTATCTTAGACGTTGCTAAAGCACTTTCTGGAGATGTCAGAGTCCGCATTCTTGAAGCCCTTGGTGACAAGCCCATGAGTGTCAGTCAATTGGCCGAGACACTTGGCGTAGCTCAACCTACAATCTCAATCAATGTGCAGACCCTTGAGCAAGTTAACTTAATCTCATCTACACAAGGAGCAAATCGTGAGAAAATATGCGCGGTGACCTGCCGATCCATCCATCTCGATCTTCCGTCGAAGCTAGGCGATGGTCTGCATCAAACGGAAGAAATACATATGCCCATCGGAATGTTCTCCCACTGTTCTGTACAACCATCCTGTGGTATGGCTGGAAAAGACGGCGGAGTCATCGGTTCTCAGGATGATCCGCGGGTATTCTACATGCCTGAACGAGTTGAAGCATCTCTCTTATGGTTCGCTGATTCTGGCTATGTCGAATACTATTTTGCCAATCCACTCCCCCCTGGTGTCGAGCTAGATGAGATTCGGATTTCGGCTGAGGTTTGTTCTGAAGCACCTGCATTCCGTGAAGATTGGGCAAGTGACATCACATTAACTATAAATGACCTACATGTCGGTACTTGGACTTGTCCATCAGATTTCGGTAACCGGAAAGGAAAGTTAACACCCGAACGTTGGAAGAGTGGTACAGAATATGGAATGCTGACAGAGTGGAGTATCTCAGAACAGGGTAGCAAAATAAATGGTGCTGCTTCTTCCCCTACTACAATTAGCTCACTGAAGCTGGCATTTAATGAGCCTATTCGAGTACGCTTTGAGATTCGCGAGGATGCCCTCAATAGACGAGGACTTAATCTATTCGGAAGTGGTTTCGGAGACTACTCACAGGATATTATCCTGTCGTTTGTGCGTCGATCAGTATCGAGTACACGA
- a CDS encoding glycoside hydrolase family 2 protein, with translation MTTSVLNVESLPIPRPEHPHPHWQRKEWMNLNGEWSFSFDPSNEGISNQWFSNSEIAYSSKITVPFSWVSPLSGIGSDRKGIGWYRRILKWQPIDSQTRLFLRFGAVDYSCDVWINGVHVGSHQGGYGSFEFEVTPYWVEDLDNTIVVRVEDFDHDYQARGKQGYGEIRGIWQPVWLESRPQTYMSDTKFVTTMDGQVNVTTRIIAHESGSADFTLQFAEDSILHTEKLDLIAGENEFKLSIQISDPKLWSPESPYLYEGELQLSGSFGTDMVSTYFGIREIQTVRFDERGYRWITLNGKPIYLNGTLDQSYHKTGYFTYPSDEDMRDEIYLVKRLGLNFVRIHIKPEEPRKLYWADKLGILVMEDMPCFWGNPDEKARAAYELEALEVIERDYNHPSIFSWVMFNETWGLKTNAQDTSLTSDVGQQSSYLKETQEWVREKYRWAKRLDPTRIIEDNSPCNYDHVESDINTWHFYINGYDQLRAHLNEVVDKTFPGSDFNFIGGNVQSDAPLMNSECGNVWGIEGGAGDSDLAWHYRYMMNEFRRHDKLCGFVFTEFRDVTNEFNGYYRLDGSDKDFGYDAFVPGMTISDLHSPDFIVIDAPPCQTVNAKDEVKVPLLRSSFSDKYHGQHLQVKWELWYDDLGTRVAAQSDHMSVNWDGYGVAALPALHVTMPKQDAVAVLALSLITNKGETLTRNFITFDVRSGDQEVRCEGEADCISIPVDAYKEHSFELQWEAIQCAKINGAGQGQYAFDVALPDALEKKMIGEIEIMFEASAKRVLARNLEGAKQNEMGLDLMHGADARVEYNPNTYYMTDEERHPSRVKVLVEGQRIGSFYLPDDPADSRGVLSWHYQPLANKLDEAGSYGYLCKVSVPGQLAAKLDRNRTFRLELQAEGGGLALYGRNAGRYPIDLLIRYR, from the coding sequence ATGACAACTTCCGTACTGAATGTTGAGAGTCTTCCGATTCCTCGTCCCGAACATCCGCATCCACATTGGCAGCGCAAGGAATGGATGAATTTGAATGGGGAATGGTCATTTAGCTTTGATCCGAGCAATGAAGGAATAAGCAATCAATGGTTTTCGAATTCCGAAATCGCTTACAGTTCGAAGATTACCGTCCCTTTTTCTTGGGTAAGTCCATTATCCGGTATTGGCAGCGATCGTAAAGGGATAGGTTGGTATCGGCGGATTTTGAAATGGCAGCCTATCGACTCACAGACACGACTATTTTTGCGATTCGGGGCAGTGGATTATTCATGTGACGTTTGGATAAACGGAGTACATGTTGGTTCACACCAAGGTGGATATGGTTCATTTGAGTTTGAAGTTACTCCGTACTGGGTTGAAGATTTGGACAATACAATTGTCGTTAGAGTAGAGGACTTCGATCATGATTACCAAGCACGTGGCAAACAAGGTTATGGAGAAATTCGCGGAATTTGGCAGCCAGTATGGCTAGAATCTCGGCCCCAGACTTATATGAGTGATACTAAGTTTGTGACCACTATGGATGGGCAAGTGAACGTGACTACAAGAATCATTGCTCATGAATCTGGTTCAGCAGATTTCACGCTGCAATTCGCAGAGGATTCCATACTGCATACTGAGAAATTAGATCTTATTGCAGGGGAGAATGAATTTAAGCTCTCTATTCAAATATCAGATCCGAAATTATGGAGTCCAGAATCACCTTATTTGTACGAAGGAGAACTACAACTTAGCGGATCTTTTGGCACAGACATGGTCAGCACGTATTTCGGAATTCGAGAAATCCAAACTGTTCGCTTCGATGAGCGTGGTTATCGATGGATTACTCTTAATGGCAAGCCAATTTATTTAAACGGTACCCTTGACCAGTCTTATCACAAAACGGGCTATTTCACTTATCCGTCTGATGAAGACATGCGGGATGAAATCTATCTAGTGAAACGTTTGGGACTGAACTTTGTACGTATTCATATCAAACCAGAGGAACCCCGCAAACTATATTGGGCGGATAAACTGGGTATTCTGGTGATGGAAGACATGCCTTGCTTTTGGGGGAATCCGGATGAAAAAGCCCGTGCTGCGTATGAACTTGAAGCCCTAGAGGTTATCGAAAGAGACTATAATCATCCATCTATTTTCTCATGGGTGATGTTTAACGAGACGTGGGGGTTGAAGACGAACGCTCAGGACACTAGTCTAACGAGTGATGTAGGACAACAGTCTAGTTATCTTAAGGAGACACAGGAATGGGTTCGGGAAAAATATCGCTGGGCTAAACGACTTGACCCAACTAGAATCATTGAAGACAACTCACCTTGTAACTATGATCATGTGGAATCTGATATTAATACGTGGCATTTCTACATTAATGGTTATGATCAGCTTAGAGCTCATTTGAATGAGGTTGTAGACAAAACTTTCCCAGGTTCAGACTTTAACTTTATCGGAGGTAATGTACAATCTGATGCTCCCCTGATGAACAGTGAATGTGGAAACGTATGGGGTATCGAAGGCGGGGCAGGGGATAGTGATTTAGCATGGCATTATCGCTATATGATGAATGAATTCCGGCGGCATGATAAATTATGTGGTTTTGTATTTACCGAATTTCGCGATGTTACGAATGAGTTCAATGGTTATTATCGGTTAGACGGCAGCGATAAAGATTTTGGTTATGATGCCTTTGTTCCAGGGATGACGATTTCTGATCTGCATTCTCCGGACTTCATCGTGATCGATGCACCGCCATGCCAGACAGTAAACGCAAAGGATGAAGTTAAAGTTCCGCTTCTTCGTTCCAGTTTCTCAGATAAATATCATGGACAGCATTTACAGGTGAAGTGGGAACTTTGGTACGACGATTTGGGAACACGAGTTGCTGCACAAAGTGATCATATGTCAGTGAATTGGGATGGATATGGAGTAGCAGCTCTACCCGCTCTGCATGTTACTATGCCTAAACAGGACGCAGTTGCAGTGCTGGCGCTTTCCTTGATAACTAATAAGGGAGAGACGCTCACTCGCAACTTCATTACGTTTGATGTAAGAAGCGGTGATCAGGAAGTAAGGTGTGAGGGGGAAGCAGATTGTATTAGTATCCCTGTGGATGCTTATAAAGAACACAGCTTTGAACTACAATGGGAAGCTATTCAATGCGCAAAAATCAATGGGGCCGGTCAAGGCCAATATGCATTTGATGTAGCTCTTCCAGATGCTTTGGAGAAAAAAATGATTGGCGAGATCGAAATTATGTTTGAAGCTAGCGCAAAGCGAGTGTTGGCCCGGAATCTTGAAGGGGCAAAGCAAAATGAAATGGGACTTGATCTCATGCATGGTGCAGACGCTAGGGTGGAGTATAATCCGAATACGTACTATATGACCGACGAAGAACGTCATCCTTCACGTGTGAAAGTTCTGGTAGAAGGTCAACGGATTGGCTCCTTCTATTTGCCGGATGATCCGGCCGACAGCCGAGGTGTATTGTCTTGGCATTATCAGCCATTAGCGAATAAGTTGGATGAGGCTGGCTCTTACGGCTATCTATGTAAGGTAAGTGTACCGGGGCAGTTAGCAGCTAAACTAGATCGCAATCGTACGTTCCGGTTGGAGCTTCAAGCAGAGGGTGGAGGCTTAGCCTTGTATGGCCGCAATGCGGGTCGTTATCCAATAGATTTGTTGATTCGCTATCGGTAA